The Rhodococcus sp. B50 DNA window GTGGTTCGGGATCCTCACAGAGGCGCCCCCGAGCGCGCCCGAATTGATCTACGCACGTTCCGATCACGGATTCGCTCTCATCAGTCAGCGCAACGAGTCGGTACAGCGGATGTACTTCCAGTGCGACCCCACGGAGGACGCGTCGGCCTGGAGCGAGGAGCAGATCTGGGAGGAATTGCAGAGGCGTGTCGACGGTCCCGACGGTTTCGTGTTGAAGCGCGGTCGCATCTTCGAGCAGATGGTCCTGCCGTTCCGCTCCTACGTGTGCGAGCCGATGCGGTACGGAAATCTCTTCCTGGCCGGCGATGCCGGACATACCGTACCGCCCACAGGGGCCAAGGGACTCAATCTCGCACTGGCGGACGTCCGGGTGCTCTTCCGCGCGCTCGACTCGTTCTTCTCCGCCGGCTCGTCCGATCTCCTCGACGCCTACAGCGATACGGCTCTGCAACGGGTGTGGAAGGCGCAGAACTTCTCGTACTGGATGACCTCCATGCTCCACACTCGTCAGGACGCGACGTCGTTCGAGAACAGGCGCGCGCTGGGCGAACTCGCTGCGGTCGTCGGTTCCCGGTACGGGCAGCAATACCTCGCGGAAGCCTACACGGGCTGGCCCGATCGCTGATCGTCATCGCTCGTGCGACAGGACTTCGTCCAGCCGATCGAGCACCCGACGGTTGAGCAGACTGCGGTTGGTCATCTCGCAATGCTCACCCGCACCCTCGGCGGTGGTGAACCTGAGGAGGGTCACCATGTCGCCCAGTCGATCACCGAAGATTCCCGCACCGCGTGCAAGGGCATCGTTCTCGGCGGCTGTCACCACGACCGGGCACGAGATGCGTTCGCCGACCTCGTCGAGCGTGTACTCGTTCAACGCCGCGAACAGTTCCCGGATGTCCGACGCACCGTTGACCCAGAATCCGCGGGAGACGAGTTTCCAGCGCAGTGACGGATCCGACTGCACCGCAGACATGATCGCGTCGGCGTCCTGCGCGCTCATCGAGAGGGGATCGTCGAGGACCTCGGGGGACACACCGAAGGCTGCGCCGAGAGCTCGGGTGCCGGCGGCGACGCTCCACTGACCGGGATCGGCAACCACCGCGGCCAGGCGATGCTCACCGGAGGCCGCACGCGGCGCGAGATACCCACCGAGACTCCACCCGCTCAGGACGATGCGCTCGGGGTCGACTATCGGAGAGGTCACCGCATGATCGACCACCGCGCGCACGACCACTTCCCAGTCCGGGCGCATCGGCATGTTCTGCTTGTAGAGCATCTCGCCCTGACCCGGTCCGTCGAACAGGAGACAGTGGTAGCCGCGTCGAAGCGCTGCGACGGCAGACGCGAAGAACATGTCGGTGATCGTGGCGTCGTATCCGTTGGTGAAGACGATGAGTGGCCGCACACTGTTCTCATGGCCGGGTGCGGGAATCAGGTAACCCGGAAGCGTGGTGTTCTCGAACGGAATCCTGCCGGGCGTCACGGGCGCGTCCCCGATCGCCAGCCCGGCATCGAAGGCAGCCGTCTGCTTGTCGAATGCCGAGATCAGACGCGGGTCGACCGGAGAGCCGTACAGAGGGTGATATGCGGTCGCGTAGTAGGCGCTGGCGCGCAGGAAGAGTTCGCGAGCCGAGTCGTCGTGCCCGGCGGACGCACAGGACTCCGCCTCGGTGACGAGACGGTCCCCGGCCTCGATCCACGCCGTGTAGAAGTCTCCGTCGTCACCGTCCCCCACTCGCCGGGCCACTGCGGCAATCTCGCCGAAGTCGGCACCGCCGTACGGGATGTAGGCCAGCGGCCAGGTTCCGAACTCGTCGTGCAGATGGTCGTGGAAC harbors:
- a CDS encoding 4-hydroxybenzoate 3-monooxygenase — protein: MNTTRTVVTTQVGIVGGGPAGLMLSHLLAKAGIDNIVVEKRDHETIRTTHRAGILEHGSVSLLTESGVDTRVLTEGHRHDGIDLRFGGESHRLDFKDLVDESVWLYPQNEVFVDLAASRERDGGDVRYSVCDTEVLDITTETPKIRFTESGGTPVEIRCRILVGADGSQSICRKAIPADVRTDHFIEYPFAWFGILTEAPPSAPELIYARSDHGFALISQRNESVQRMYFQCDPTEDASAWSEEQIWEELQRRVDGPDGFVLKRGRIFEQMVLPFRSYVCEPMRYGNLFLAGDAGHTVPPTGAKGLNLALADVRVLFRALDSFFSAGSSDLLDAYSDTALQRVWKAQNFSYWMTSMLHTRQDATSFENRRALGELAAVVGSRYGQQYLAEAYTGWPDR
- a CDS encoding alpha/beta hydrolase yields the protein MGLLFHDHLHDEFGTWPLAYIPYGGADFGEIAAVARRVGDGDDGDFYTAWIEAGDRLVTEAESCASAGHDDSARELFLRASAYYATAYHPLYGSPVDPRLISAFDKQTAAFDAGLAIGDAPVTPGRIPFENTTLPGYLIPAPGHENSVRPLIVFTNGYDATITDMFFASAVAALRRGYHCLLFDGPGQGEMLYKQNMPMRPDWEVVVRAVVDHAVTSPIVDPERIVLSGWSLGGYLAPRAASGEHRLAAVVADPGQWSVAAGTRALGAAFGVSPEVLDDPLSMSAQDADAIMSAVQSDPSLRWKLVSRGFWVNGASDIRELFAALNEYTLDEVGERISCPVVVTAAENDALARGAGIFGDRLGDMVTLLRFTTAEGAGEHCEMTNRSLLNRRVLDRLDEVLSHER